The sequence accTCAAAAGTATAAAGGGCCTGTTGATGGACCAAGCGATGGGCCCCCAAATGTTTAGCTATGGCTGAGGCTCATTTAGCTTTCCTTGCATGATTAACTTAGAGGTGCTGTACTTCTCAGGATGCTGTATACcggtcctctctctttccctaaatAGGAAATTTAAATAATTGTCTATTTACCAATGTGACTTTAATATGTATAACATGGATTTGTTACTAAAATGAGCCTATTTGAATCTAGGAATGTAATATCCCTCTTTGGAAAAAAATGGTTAGACATACCACTCCAGTCTCAACAACAATGAGGCTATATCATTTATCAGTATATTACAATGCCAAATACTTTTATGGTGGGtttgatataattttacatcactgctgtttttcataattatatttctttcctAAAATGAAAGGATTCAAAATGTTACCAAGATATGCAATTcagtatttattgatttttttaaatctctttataTTTTGATACTGAAAAAAATAGTATCCACAGTAATCCTCTTGTACAGAACATCATCATTTGGTATTTTACACAATTGAGTTCATGAAGCCTTTGAGATTTTTTGGCATTCATTTAAATGTCTAGTTCTTGCCCACTTTGGGGTTGTATTCCCTCTCCTGTTTTTATTCTTCCATAGCCATTTCAGGCAATGAGACAGATAACTCAAGCACCACTGGGCCAAAATGAAGTCAAGATAACCAGGCTGCAGACTGCAATGCTCATTTAAATatgattatcaataattttaGAGGAGGAAACAACACTGAAAATTTGCAGCATAAATCTGTTTTAATGTGAATCTGTCTCAAACTCACTTAAAATTGAGGTGACATATGAGGCCGTCTCAATCTAGCACCTGGAGCTCTTGTCCGTTACAAACCTTCTAGAATATACATTAGGTGGTGTGGTGTTCCAGTTTATATAGTGAGTGGTGTCTACCCACTAACACTGTGAACATGCACTGTCTGCTggttttattaattatgttagaTGGCTTTATAGTCACCAGAGTTAGTTATTAGGCTTAACTCAACTGTTTAACCTAATCTTGTatttcaggaaaaaataaattttttattactattattattgttatcattataattatcactgctgAATACATCAttgtagtaatgttattattattgttgatgtcataattactatcattattattacagtggtactaacaatgataattgtatggtaaaaaaaaatcatttccagAAAGTcaaggaataaagataataaggtgATATCAGGTAGGCAACtgatatgttaatataaaataccTAGAAAATAACTAGTAAACTTCTAGGCATGGTTTGGATAAAACATACTGCCAAagatggcagattttttttttttttttttttttttttttttttttttaacattatggtCTTTAGAAATCAAATACTTCAGAAATACCCAGTTACTGAATTGTTATCAAGTATGACTTCCTGCTTTAGTAAAGAATACTACAAGAATACTAAATAACAGATGACTTACAATCATAGGCTAGTAaggaatatcaaagaaaatacgtataaaataatgtattgatGTATTTACGGTGAACCATTACAAATAAATTACAGAATGTGACCAGTACACACAGAGAGCACGAACATAAAGCTAGACAATAAAATCTGCACACCAACACATCTGTGAACAGAAACTCATTTCAATAATGACTAAACATTGCTCTCTTAATAAAGTATTTCTTAACTGCTTGGGAAGATACATGAAGTCAAAGCATTATTTCATGGAAGCAGATGAGAAAATCTGATCTGAGTGCTAGTCGGTGATAGAAGTgctttataataatcaatatattccAAATCTAACTGGCTTGATAATGTTCTCCACAGCATAAGTGTTCTAATGCCTTCAGAGACATAACCCTAAAATCTTTTATCTCTATACCACTGAACTGCATTACAAATATTATCTCcatgttaaaaataaaagtgatcatatcataatcaaaataaaatagcaTATATTCAACAACTCCAAATATTTAATCAATGCAGAAATTGAAAATGAACCTGTATCTTTAAAACAGTCAGtaaaacatgcatataaacaGATGAAATACAAAGGACTTGAAGATCACCTTGTTACAGTTCACTAACACAGTTTCCACATAACACTCCAATAAAAGCAGTATACGTTCTCAGTTGAACACCACTCATAAGAAACCATAAAGCAATTATATCTTTTCCAGAAGGGGCACACTAACCCATTTCTAAATTTCAAATATTCATCTGTCAAATGActatcatatatttacaaatcAAGATGAAGCTAAAATATACTCACAGACTATATCTACATGACTGACACTGGCTTCTGGAAACTAGACTAAAGGGGGTGCAGTACTTACcacaaaagcaaatatatatacttatatatatatatatatatatacatacacacgatatatatatttacatagaataTCTTACATGAGGACTGCATCATATCTTCGAAACTCTTTCATAACCATTGTACATCATATTACCaaactatatacatattctgATACCCAAGTTTTCTTGCACTCTAATACATTAATTTACACCTTAAAAAGGTGGCCAGATCATGTAAATGGCTTTTAGAATTTATGCTAAACTATTTTCATAACAGTTAAGTTAAAATTCAATATGAAGTAACAcccatatataatcaataatatatttacttCATATATACATCATTGTACCATTTGTGGTAGACTGTGTGGGGAGCCTTTCAAAAGGAAGACATTTTGTGACATTTTTATGTGTAAGTATGTCCCTTCTCAAATCAAATGGCTTACTATAGACACAAATTTAagttaatatatttacacatgcatatacatgtacaaatacctaaacattacacacacagacaaacaatcaaaaactcaatcaatcaatcaaacaaagacacacacacacacacacacacacacacacacacacacacacacacacacacacacacacacacacacacacacacacacacacacacacacacacacacacacacacacacacacacacacacacacacacacacacacacacacacaaatatgcaaattaatttcttttatatggaaATGCACATGCTCATACACATTCATGTATCGACATATCCCTACTtgaaatatgaaagtatatattcagtcatatatatatatatatatatatatatatatatatatatataatatatatatatatatataatatatatatatatatatatatatatatatatatatatatatatatatatataatatatattatatatatataatatatatatatatatatatatatatataataatatatatatataatatatatatatatatatatatatgtatatatatgtatatatgtatatgtgtatgtgtatgtgtatgtatatgtgtatgtatatgtttatatgatatgtgtatatatatgtatgtgtatatatgcatatacgtatgtgcatatatgtatatatatgtatatatatatgtatatatataaacaaacaaacacacatgcactcatgcacgcatgcacatgcacacacacatgcacacgcacacacacatgcacaagcacacacaaacacacacacacacacaaacacacacacacacaaacacacaaacacacacacacacacacacacacacatgcaaatacatacatatatgtgaaaacccacacacatacaggcacacatacacatatatatgtataatatcgaACTGAAAAAGGTATGAATTCTTTAAGCCTACATTAAACAGGATTTTGAAAACAGCCAAGAATTTTCCTACTTCCCCAATATAGTTCTCTTTGCccactttttaatataaaaagtgcttcaatcaaataaaaatgaataaaaatatgtctGCTCCATTTTctggtaaaacaaagaaaatttaacCTGGCTACTAGTATTCCTTAAGATGAACTGGTTGGGTCACTGTATTATGGatcaaaatgtaataattttttcaGCAAATATTTAAACCTGAGTTTTGTTATCTTGAATTCAGGAATGTAACTACACATATTAAATTCAACAAACAACTGAACAAAAACTTTTCACTCCCTCTGTTACTAGTAATAAAACTAAGAAAACTCCAGCCATATggttaatacataaataaattaaatacagtATTTACCAGTATTATTTAACAAATAAATGTGCACATATTCTGGCTTATAACTTTTAGTCCATAAATCATCAGGTTTACAGACTTGTTTCCTAGTCTCTTAGTTATCAAAGATCAAAGTAAAGATTCCAAACTATTTCGGATTCCTCTTTCCAAATCCTGGAAAATGGTTTTCACTTCAGATAGACAACTAGACATGCATTAGTTTTCAATCAAACAGTCCATATGGTGAAGTTATATGcttcataaaaataagaaagagatctTCTGTACAAAAGACCTCATAAAACACTGTGGCAGTTCTAtggtttaaattataataataatacacttatcttattatttgtaCATTATCTTCTAACACTGAAAATCATGGAATGGAAAAACAAATGCTACTAGAAAAGGAATATGTGACACAGGATAAGACATGGAATGCTAAAATAATGTTCCTTAAAGAAAATGATACTTAAACCACATGTTCAAGTAAGAAATAATCTACtagtaataaaacattttatgaatataatgtacAGAGGCTGTAGGTAAAAACTTCATTTGTGCTAAAACATGTTAGAATAAAGAAACCTAACAGATGAATTCAAATCTGTACAGCCACTGAGCATGAAGACATGCATTTTGACTTACATTTAATAATCACTGTCCATTactatgtaagaaaaaaatatgaagatcaAGGCTCATATTATCTTACTATCAATggaagattattattaattataacaaatcTGGAAGATGTCCATCATTTCCCAACTCCACACGTATTATGATCAGTTGTCAAAAGCACCGGTACACGGAATGGAGAATACCTGCAGCACCAAACGTGGTCACTACTTTTCCCTCACAGTGTTCCCAAAGTGCACAAGTATTATATTTATCAACATTTGAGCTATGGTTTGAAACAATTTTTCATAAGCTTACACAGATTCTGAGCCATGGGCCATAAAACAAATGGCTCCACTGTAAGTTCGTTCTAGTCAGTCAACATGTGAACAAAATTTATGGGCACTTTTCCTCGTCGGTTGGGTTGGCCTTCTATCATGCCTTCCATCCAATCTCCATCTTCTGTTTCTGCTTTTAACACAATTATTATCTCACCCTCAGTGAAGCTCAACTCGTCATCTAAATCTGCATCACAGTCATAAAGAGCCTGACATCTTCGCTGACGCACTGAACCCATTCTCTGTAAAGCATAAAATTGTATGAACATTCAGTTACTAATAAGCAAATTCTGTCTTTCTTTACACTCACCACACAACCTACTATGAACTGTAAATGTATACTaaagtattcttattcttaccctTCTTGGGGGAGGACGTGGGTCATCtgagacaagagaagaaagagattctGTGGATCTTCCATTAATGAAGGTATTTGGAGACTCTTGAGGAGATGATGAAGGAGATGTGTCTGTGTCCAATAATCTGCCATCACTTGTACTACCTGAAATAAAAATGTATGGTAAGTTTACTGTAGCAAAactttttaaccatttcaatcCCTTTGactgtttttataatttcatgTTAAAATTGTATTTTACACACATTCTGACATTTAAAAATTTGTCTTCCAACAAAAAAATTAGACTGGATTTTATTACAATAGTATGCAATGTTATTTCtccaacaagaacaataattaaAGGCAAAAAGCATTAGCCACTTCAAAGTCTCAGAAGATATAGTTAAGCAATCTTAAAATCTGATATGAACTACAATTACATATAAGATGACATGCAAGCAGGGGAACATGAAAGAAGAACCATATAGAAGTATAGCAGGAGAGTCAGAAGTAAAAATAGTAGGGGGGGAAAGAACTAAGTGGTAGCTAAGGAGGAAaccagggaaggagaggaaatgggagagagagggaggcaggaaaaagagaaggaaaaagagaaaaaggaggaagggaaaaatcaCAATCAAttcagagggaagaaaaaaagaaagaaaatcaataacaCTGTAAGGAAACCAGATTCTTATAGATTTCAAAGCTAAAAGaaaagtaacataaaaaatatattcaaagacaaaaatgaacgaaaattATATAGGGGAAAAGCATTTAATTTACAATTTAGGTGAAAGTAAACTATTTTATAGCATAAAAGATCTTTTTGGCAACTTTAGCATATATAGCATTGCTACATTCTATAACCCTTTGGTAAATATGAATTCAAAATAtgaatgttttcttttctatacCAATGTTATATGAGTATAATAAcatatttgattttaatatatgtgtaaattaacTAAACACTAGTCATCTCCTACATCCTGACATATAAAGCCAGTAATATAAAGACTTTTCTTACTATTTGCCCTTCATCCATCTTGGCTGATAAAGCCTAATGTAAAATGCTAGATTAGAATACCAAACAGTACAAAGATGCCACATTGCTCTCCATTTATATTGGATAATGGACTATTGCTATTCAGcttcaaataaaaattaaataaccaTTTGGGGTTCATATCCAATGAATATGAAAGGaagcttcattaaaaaaaacacctttcTGTTTATCTGGAAAGGTAAGAAACCCCAAAATTCCACTTAAGTATCTCACGGAAAATTCAACGAGAAATGAGTGTTGGGAAAATTTCACAGAAAAAATACTGCTCAGCTTCAGACAAGAGCTAACAATTATTGAAACTTACACTTAATTTGATAGAATATGATTCATCAAATTAAGAGGTAGACCTGCTTCTTTCAGTCTTTCATTCTTTATGTTTTATTTGCTTGTACTTTAAAgaaattaagaatataatatatatgatgttattttcattaaatacaaAATTCAGTTTTTCAGTCTTTAGGTTTTATTTGCTTGAACTTAATTTGCTTGAAATTAAggatataacatgtataatattattttctttatatacaaaatattaaatagcTTGAATGCAAGGCAACAGTTactacccaaaaatatatacatagctgCATAGATATTATAAGAAAGCAAATGAAGCAAATGATTTCCATATGGccgaatacataatacatataaatagtcAATTCATGCTTCATGTATGAAAACAAATTACTGcatgcatatacttacacatatacctTATTTactgcttctatttttttttctctctaccaaCTTAAACTCAAAAAACTTCCTCTCTAAATACTACTATGACAGATGAAGCCTAAAAGCTACCAAGCCGATGCAGAGAGAAAGAAGCCAAAGAGGAGAAGCACCCCGTCCCCTCACCTGACTTAGCCTCAGGGGGCAAGTTATGTGAAAGAGAGAAGCGTGTAGCCCCAGAGGAAGTAGTGGTGgtgttggaagaagaagaaggttgaGGGTAGAACACACTATTACTAGAATCAGTTGATGGGCTCCTCTTGTGCCCCATTCCCCCAAGGCTACCACCCCCtccactgttgttgttgttgttgttgtgaggcAGGCCTGGGTGGTAAGGCGAGGGTCCCAGCATAGGGTCAGAGGGCGTGCGGGAGTGACTTGAGTAGCGTGAGGAGTAGAAGGATGAGGGGTGGGATACACCAGTGGGGGGTTTAGGTGCTGGCCTCTTCTGAAGTGTCTCTGGCAGGTTACCACTGAGAGGCACTAGTAAAGGAAGAGGGGTTGATAACAGCTCAGTTTTTGAATGCTGTAAATTTTCTAAAGATAACACTCCTTAAATGTGAAAGACCTATACATTCAATTTAGATTAAGAAGTATGTATTATTCCATGCAAATCCTATGGTTTCAGCATTAACAGTAGAAATAACAATCATGCATTCTGAAACCATACATTAAGGTTTTATAAATCCTGAAACATTCTtaataatgttttcttttattagtattgattataaGTCCTGGTAATTGTTTTGCAATCCTTGGTCTTCTAAATTTATCCTAAACATGTAAAGTATCTTCATAAAAAGCTCATTAGGATATACCATGCACAGATATCTATCCCTTTAATAGATTAAATTTCAACTTACTTTACGGTCTTGAGTGGTTCTTAGTATAAAAAGAGTGATTTATCATCCAATGGAATCCTCTCACAAAAATGGCCAATCAAATACATCTAATTCCTTAATGCAGTTACATGATGTCTAAAATCTGTTTAGTttcagcaaaaataaataaaaaacatctaCACACACCAATTATTTTACCAAATGAAAGAGCTTCAGTCAGTTTGATGCTAATCATGTGCAgtgaaatcagttatattgaaaaacacaaatacaaattcgAATAAACTTTTGCAATACAAGGTAAGCAACAAGTAAACATGATGTAGCACATAACTTGTCATAAACAGAACAACCTATGCCATATCTATATTAGAGGAACACCTAACTAATTAAGTTCAAAATTTACCATTCAACTTCATGGTCAGAACAAGTTATGAAccacaaagaaggaaaataatgcaCACTGATATTACATGTGTCAAACACAACATCAAGAGAAAAACTTCAACCATTTAAAGTAAAACTTGTAATATATAAAGTCTGTTCTTAATCAAACTTTAAGTTCTGTGCCATCTGTATGACAAGAAACCACTGCACTGTCATTATGTGGTGGCAATCCAGCATGACACATATTCTGGCCCTATATGTTAAATatcaaatactaataattttaagcTAATTCTGGGGATTATTTCTGATGGCTTAACTTCTCTAGTTCAACTTTTTCTTACAGAACCTGAGAACAGGCACAAAAGAAGGGTCATACTGTAATGAGGATAGTATTCCTGTGGTCAACCTAAGTCAAATTCACTGAATACTAACATATTGGTTTACTGGTCACTGGAGGTGGCAGAGGTGGCTGAGCTCTCCAGCGGGAGGAGGAAGTCCGATGCTCACTACCTCGGTAGTCCCCTAAACCACGGTGATCTCCCAGGCCACAATGGTCGGCACTTCGCTGGCACCCAGGAGAGCCTGACCCTGGCATACTGACCGGTCTGTTTCTGCTCTTCTTCTCAGGAGTTGACATACCATTCTGCTGGTAAATGATGTGAAGTGTAAAAATAAGTTGTAGAAGTGTCTTTAAAAATACTTAATACATTTAATCAAACTATATGAACCAACTATGATACacatcagaatgataatgaaaattatcatgaaCTTACTttgaaattttcatcatcatctgagACGTCTGTCAAATTGTCATCTGAGAGATTCCATTCATATTCCACATTTTCAAACATTGTCTTTTTCTGCTGTTGAGCCTGACTGAGCTGAAGAGGTAgagaaataacattaataacatacaataacatTTCCAATGACTATAAAAACAGATTGCTAACAAAAACAATCTGAatacaataatcaaataaaaagctCCAAGTACCAACAATTTCTTTTGATTTATATCATTTACTCTTTACTTGCTTCTGAGCATttctatgaaaaaaaggaaaataagaataatgtccAGGCAAGTAATACTGTCATtctgaaaaatacataaatatctggTGTCTGAAATAATACTAGTTTCAATGACTTTTAGAAATGAAACTTTTCTCAATTCTTCTCACCCCCTGTGCTTACTTCATATCCTctattcttttctcattctctattttatttattccccccctccctcactttccctctctctcttcatctcccaacATCTCTCCTTACCCTAATTAAGTTTCTTACCATATCTGCCATGAGCCTGCAGTTGCGTTCATTAGCAATATCTTGTGGATTTTTGCCATTGTTATTCTCTATACTAGGATTGGCACCAACTCTAAGCAACAGTCGCATACACTCTGGTTTGTTGTAGATGACACAATAATGCAAGGGAGTATTTCCTTCCTTAGTCTGACGATCCAGAGAATGACTATTCTGTACCAAGAAATCTACCAGGGGAAGTGAGGCACCATTTTCTTGATAGATGGCTACATGTAGAGCACATTCTCCCAATGGTGATAAAGGCAGTCCTAAGTCAGCACCCTGAAAGAAAGTATGAAGAAATactatattcagaaaaaaaatcactaaaattcAGCAAGTTtgtatgttacaaaaaaaaaaaaaataaaaaaaaaaaataaaaaaataaaaaaaaaataaataaataaaggatgaaCTATTGGGATATACACGTTTACACAGCCCACATACCTGAAAATATACACGTAGGAGGCCATAAAGGTCATTTTTATCAATTACTTCTCGCAACTGCCCCAAAAGATCCTCCGGGTTTTCTGTGGTTGGTTGGACAAAAGCCCTTCGCACGTATTTGGACTGGATGAATTCCCTTCTCTCATCCCTGAAATTTCAGTTTTGtaagtatatgatatgtgtattcatatggaaaataaaaaagcacATGTTTATACTGGTCTTCCATTAATAAATAATTCCCCCATTTTCTGCTTCTCTGATTCTTTTATTCACACTGTGATAAAAAATTGCACTGTATTTTTAActgaatattcatatttttaacaaTGCTAAagggaattaataaaaatattcacaagacagatatatacaaacacaatatatgGAGTAATATAATAACTGTATCCTCAATGTGTTTCTCAAAAGATATCCCTGACACATTCAAGATTAtctttatgatataataaatggtAAAGATTCTGGTAACTAAGGTCATTTAACAATACAGAAACAAAATTTAGTACAAAACAATATATCTAGAACAATCACAATATCTATTCCCTATAGAGAAACATGcttaactaaaaaataaagaatgttattatacaaagtaaaaaaatatatatataaatgattattgaaGAGCTTACTCTACAGTTTTCTTAAGCTTAACATTTACTACTAAAAGTCCATAAGAACAAAGGAATTAAAATGGCTTTTAATAACATTTCAGCACCAAGTTGTCT comes from Penaeus monodon isolate SGIC_2016 chromosome 5, NSTDA_Pmon_1, whole genome shotgun sequence and encodes:
- the LOC119573003 gene encoding arf-GAP with SH3 domain, ANK repeat and PH domain-containing protein 1-like isoform X2, giving the protein MKKVVKSLGGNGQAYVGSEVDMSDALKRLGEIGGRPEDKNLSEAFHKFAVVIREHSQLLQQLIINQRNNLLHPLDGVLKGDLKGVKGDLKQPFDKAAKVYDAKFAKIEKDKKAQAKEAGFFKVEVDAAEVAEEMSKERKMFQLQMCDYLIKVNEIKTKKGVDFLQKLVEYYHAYCKYFEEGMKTWAHFGTYVTELSEKLRDVRHRQEEERRRLLATRKIISSSLSAEAKTEVGVAPPGYSLHQKQGNKIHGTNKIGYLYKKSEGKMRKVWQKRRCEVRDSILCIHHSDETKPPVTVPLLTCQVKASMDDRKCFDLVSYNRTYHLMGEDEVEASAWMSVLLNSKEGALQKALCDDTPGPSPADSGFRELQQRIISYVRGLPGNNLCCDCGGTNDVTWLSTNYGIMVCIECSGIHRDLGVHVSRIQSLTLDKVGTAQLLLARHMTNNSFNEVTEATSPRKPEPTSTMDERREFIQSKYVRRAFVQPTTENPEDLLGQLREVIDKNDLYGLLRVYFQGADLGLPLSPLGECALHVAIYQENGASLPLVDFLVQNSHSLDRQTKEGNTPLHYCVIYNKPECMRLLLRVGANPSIENNNGKNPQDIANERNCRLMADMLSQAQQQKKTMFENVEYEWNLSDDNLTDVSDDDENFKQNGMSTPEKKSRNRPVSMPGSGSPGCQRSADHCGLGDHRGLGDYRGSEHRTSSSRWRAQPPLPPPVTSKPILPLSGNLPETLQKRPAPKPPTGVSHPSSFYSSRYSSHSRTPSDPMLGPSPYHPGLPHNNNNNNSGGGGSLGGMGHKRSPSTDSSNSVFYPQPSSSSNTTTTSSGATRFSLSHNLPPEAKSGSTSDGRLLDTDTSPSSSPQESPNTFINGRSTESLSSLVSDDPRPPPRRRMGSVRQRRCQALYDCDADLDDELSFTEGEIIIVLKAETEDGDWMEGMIEGQPNRRGKVPINFVHMLTD
- the LOC119573003 gene encoding arf-GAP with SH3 domain, ANK repeat and PH domain-containing protein 1-like isoform X1, whose protein sequence is MKKVVKSLGGNGQAYVGSEVDMSDALKRLGEIGGRPEDKNLSEAFHKFAVVIREHSQLLQQLIINQRNNLLHPLDGVLKGDLKGVKGDLKQPFDKAAKVYDAKFAKIEKDKKAQAKEAGFFKVEVDAAEVAEEMSKERKMFQLQMCDYLIKVNEIKTKKGVDFLQKLVEYYHAYCKYFEEGMKTWAHFGTYVTELSEKLRDVRHRQEEERRRLLATRKIISSSLSAEAKTEVGVAPPGYSLHQKQGNKIHGTNKIGYLYKKSEGKMRKVWQKRRCEVRDSILCIHHSDETKPPVTVPLLTCQVKASMDDRKCFDLVSYNRTYHLMGEDEVEASAWMSVLLNSKEGALQKALCDDTPGPSPADSGFRELQQRIISYVRGLPGNNLCCDCGGTNDVTWLSTNYGIMVCIECSGIHRDLGVHVSRIQSLTLDKVGTAQLLLARHMTNNSFNEVTEATSPRKPEPTSTIDSREDWLRRWDERREFIQSKYVRRAFVQPTTENPEDLLGQLREVIDKNDLYGLLRVYFQGADLGLPLSPLGECALHVAIYQENGASLPLVDFLVQNSHSLDRQTKEGNTPLHYCVIYNKPECMRLLLRVGANPSIENNNGKNPQDIANERNCRLMADMLSQAQQQKKTMFENVEYEWNLSDDNLTDVSDDDENFKNGMSTPEKKSRNRPVSMPGSGSPGCQRSADHCGLGDHRGLGDYRGSEHRTSSSRWRAQPPLPPPVTSKPILPLSGNLPETLQKRPAPKPPTGVSHPSSFYSSRYSSHSRTPSDPMLGPSPYHPGLPHNNNNNNSGGGGSLGGMGHKRSPSTDSSNSVFYPQPSSSSNTTTTSSGATRFSLSHNLPPEAKSGSTSDGRLLDTDTSPSSSPQESPNTFINGRSTESLSSLVSDDPRPPPRRRMGSVRQRRCQALYDCDADLDDELSFTEGEIIIVLKAETEDGDWMEGMIEGQPNRRGKVPINFVHMLTD